One Zingiber officinale cultivar Zhangliang chromosome 10B, Zo_v1.1, whole genome shotgun sequence genomic window, GTGAGTGCCGGTCGACCCTTTATTCTACCCCAGATGGATAATTGCTCCGGTTGGTCTTCATGGGCCGCTCGGCCTCTCGAGGTCGATGCTGCTTGTTGAGCCAGCCGATCGGCTAGCGCTCTTTGCTGCTGCTGCTCGACTAATTTGTTGCTCGCGATTGTACAAGTATGgcgagctcctcttgagtgagcctCACCATGTGAAgtcatccagcttcttccatcctcTTGGCTCGAATGCAAGTGCGTTCCTACAAAcggtgtcaaatttgatcctgcccAAGAGTCGAGGTGACGGACGCTAGGGATGTAACGCTCCTATTAACCGTGCGTGGACctccgatgagactagcatgcaaCCACAAAAGCGTCAGTATCGAGCTAGGGAGTGGTTCCCTAGCGATGgtcctctgacactcaagtcagacCTCCGGCGAAAGCAGCAAGCAAGCAAAGAAATGAAAGTAGCAgcataactgtagctacagtagaatgAGCATACCTTCATCGAAGCTCAGGGTTCTTTATATAGGGATCCTAGGGGTGCGCATGCATGCTCTTCGAGGTGTGCACacatctcaaagctttccctcgtgtcagaaaagtatacctgacaccataccatagcagcccgagcatatcctgacaagacagtggaagcttccgtcatacgatTCTCTACCTGATCTTTGCCTGAtcatgccgccgaccatgctgcctGTTGATGGCATGGGTCTCAAGGAGGATATCAGCCGATCTTGCTTTTGTTTGCTAGTGGGCCGAGCAGATGACCGCTCGGCTATTTCCGCTGTCTGGGTCGAGCGGGGTGGTAGCTCGACTACTTCCACTGTCTGGGTTTGCTGGGTCAGGTTTGCGCTTCGCTGACCGTGATCTGATCTGTGGTCGATCTGGATGTCAGCTTGGCACATGTCCAACTGCTCGACACATGACTTGCCGGTCGGCACCTGCTTTGGTGATAGTCTttaagcgtcggaagctcggtgcgAGGTCGAGCTGTAATAACGTCGGATCGACCCTTCTTTAGTCCGACCGGCTGATGGGGTCGCCCGGTCAGACGCTAGCCTGGGGGCattgacctccttgactttgaccttccacGTGGCGGTGACCTCCTGCGGGGCGGGACCctatcttaccaccggatcaacgaATATATCTTATCTAATAAGATAATCCTAAAAGTTTATTTTAATATGACTAAAATAAAGTTGGTCTAAGTTTTAAGTCTGaacttagttttagattttaatcTTGTTATATTAATGATGGCCTTTATTTAAACGATGAATTATTAGAAATAtaatcaaaattctaaattaatctAATTGAATTTTATTGGATTATTAGGTTAATCTAATTAAATCTTAAACTGATTATATTAATGATTAACCTAATAtttatttaggtttttcaaataaaTATTTGACCATGTTATTAGATAAATCTTATTAGGTAAGACTTGATCACGTTTTACAAAATCCTATTGGATAAGATTTGGTGATGAGAAATGCATCTTAGATAAGATAACCTTACAAGTtaagagttatatatatatatatatataaaagcatgATATATCGTCCAATTGTGCTATGAGATGGATGATGATAGTACTTGTGTGAATATCGTTTGAGACATGAACGTACTGATCATACTGAGATCGATCAGACTCTCCAGATACATAAAATAGTTTTACGCATCAAGAGGTAATATTATTTTCAAACCAATGACGTAATATGAATTTGTATGGATCTTTGATGGATTTCTTTTccgtaatattttatttaatttgaaatatttaattttaatattttattttgctATGGAACCCAACAGTATAGTTCAAATTCGTCCACTAACATCTCAAGACTTTCCTTACACTAAACTAATTTTCATGTCATTCAACAAGAAATATTCTATTCAATATCCATTTTTTCAAAACGCGAAGTTAGTGCCATAAAAAAAAGTGGCCTCACAATATTATAACCCTCTTGCAAAGCAAGTACTCCTTCAGTGATTAGTCATTCAAAAGTGGCCAAGCCCTAATATCATTTGTCGAATCAAGAGTTTCTAAAGGAGGTGAATagttaatcattttaattttgtACTTATTCTACAATCAAAATTAATATAGTGGATACATGAAAatgaacaaaataaaattaagcgATCGACACACACCAACAAAGTTGTTTAATGTGGTTGAACAACCTAGCTCCTACTCCACAACTTATAATCCATTAATAGATCATCATTTGAAACAAGTCCTTAAAGACTTTATAAATATCCATCATTgataatcataaaaaaaaaaaatttgatgaagactttgAGAGCATATCTTAATAGATCatagttttctatttttttacttGACGAAAAGTCCTTTCAAAAGCATCAAGAACTTTGGAATAAATTCATAGGGCAAGGATCTTGGGATAAATTCATAGGGCTTTATGCGCGTACATAGATTCTAGAAGTGCAAAATGAAATttactttttaataaaatttaaaatttcacgatgagaatgaaaatttgagtcaAATGCATCGAAGTTTGGAAAGCCATTATTGCCTTTGCATTGGCTTCACTCTTCATCTTCATTTTAGGAAAGCCATTATTGCCTTTGCATTGGCTTCACTCTTCATCTTCATTTTAGGAATCCAATCACGGGGAGTATAGTCCAAATTCGTCCACTAACATCTCAAAACCTTTCGACTCTCCTTACAGGACTTACGTGTGTGTCGTGGGACTCCACATCTCCAGGACTAATCATACTTCCAAGTCTTCCACGACTAGAAACTCCTCACCTCCAAGACTTTATCACTTTATCTAGCATCTAATCTCCCTAAGCTGCTTAGACATCATACTTCCGAGAACCCTGACCTTGTTGGTTCCATGTGTCAACTATCTAACACTCaacttacttggactttctcatACTAAGCATCTAGTCCTCATCAACCTATTTGGCCTTCCACTAATCCTTACTTGGACTTCTATTATTACACTTGCAATACATGCcaatttctaaaaaataaaaaacagagCAAATATATTGAAACATGTGGAATGAGGCTGTAGGACAGCATGTGCTCTATTGGTGCAAATAATTGTACCCACTGGTGTCTTTTCTCTGTTTAAATCCAACAAGCAAAAAATGAAGTCATCAACAAGGGCAAAAGCTTGCTGGAAGGGTTTTGCCAAACTTATTTTCATTTCAAACAGCAACAAAACTAATGCCAGTGGTATTCTATCATTGAACTTCATCATAAATTAGTGCAAACAAAGCAATCCAATTGGGCTTCAGCACAAAGTTGCAATCTTTATCCTAAACATGAATTCTTGAGAGCCAGTGGCTTGCTTCTAACTTGCAAAAGGATTTACAAGGGTTTCCATCAAACTGGAAGAGTGGGTTTCCACATTTTGAGCATCTTGTTGAGTTCCTACACTTGTTGGGTGACACAAGTTTTAAGCCTCGGTTTCAGTCCTGAGATGGCGAGGCAGATGACTTGCAGATGGGGCACCAGTTCTTCTGCCGGAGCCAATGCTGGATGCAAGCTACATGATACTGATGCTCGCACCACAATCTGCCTACCTCATCTCCAATTATGTATTCTTCCTGTGGGAAAAAGAATTACAACCAATGGTATTTACAACTATTGGGAGTCAGCTAGGTGAAAATTCTATCCTCCAAATTGAAGATAGATGCACATATTCGAGAGTACACACTCATTCCTGGACACAATAATTTACATTTTTTGTATTAACTTTACAAATATACAATTTTATACCTCATTtcactcaaaattttaaaagtagCTGACAAACTGAAATGAACCATTAAATAAGTTTCAAAAATATTATCAGCTTACTAATTTATGTTTAAATTAATAAGGAGCATATAGCAAATAATGAAGTACCTGACATATGCTGCACTTGACGTCATCATTATCGCTACCATGAACACTTGTTCCAGGAACAAGGTAGGCATTTGGATATATGCTTTTCTTCAGACATTTTGACAATTGATCTTCATTAAGAGCTGTGCTGACATTACCCATTTTCTCCTCCAAGGCTAACAGTTCCTATTTTCCAGGCATAGTACATGTAATAGATGAGAGATGAAATTCACGAATTCATAGTCGAACAAGGGTTTGTTAGTTCCTATAAGGATCTTAAATGCATTTTCTATGAATGCAGGGTAAAGTGCATCATGGAGATGTATCTAAAATTTTCTGCAAGACGCTGTCTGGGGACAGATTCTATGAATCTTCTTCTATATTGGATGCCGTCAAATAGATACTTCCTATCAACCTTCACACAGAAGGTTATTTTTCATGGGAAATACAGAATTTAAATCTCAATTGCTAGTTAAATAGGATGACAAACAAATGAGAAGACTATCTCGATTTTTCAACAAGCATGACGATACAGCAAAAATTATTGGGTAAGCAAGGATCTGATATTGAATAGTTAAATGGGATCTTGAGACAAGTTGTTACCTCGTAGGACATATTATCAATATTCATTCTCATGTCTCTGTGTCGGTCATGGAACCTTATTGCTCCTAACAGTAAATTGGACTGGAGAACCAATAATTGCTGCAAGAATATAAGCCTTGTTCAGTTACTTATTTCATAATTGTGGCCTGAAAAACAGATATGGTTACCTCATAAGTTAAATCCCTCTCCTGTTCGATCTGCTCCAGTGCCAATAAAATCTGTGCACATAGTAGAGTAAACTTCAGATTTCTGAAACTTCCATTTTAAAGGATTAGAGACAATAAATTAGTAAAATAATATGGTTGAATCAAGATTCTCCATTCAGGTCAATTGAAAATCTTAATTCCTTCTATCATGTAGTGGTTAAGGTAAAGGAGGATACCTCTGCGACACCTTCCAAACTAAAGTGTCGGTAGCCCAGTTGATTGCCCAAAGAAACATGGGTGATATGTGTGCCACCTTCAGAATGGGAAGCTTCCCTACTTTGTGTGGCATGACTTCTTGAACTAGGTTGTCCAGACGCATTACTGAAACCATCTGGAAAATCTATAGAAAATGCTCCTGAATTTTCCTGTAATAGGTCTGATACAGAAGCTCTACTCTGCTGAACGTGGGTAGCAACAGACTCTCTTGGTATGTATGTGCAGCCACTCTCTTCTACACTTGCCTGAGAAGTTCTTCGAGTTCTTACTGAAAATGCACGATCACAAGTGGTAATTCGATTTCTGGTGCTTCTTGAAACTGGATCACTCATGATTCTGGGAACTGAAATACTTGGGACTGAAGTCTCTGTAGTTGAAATCCTCCTATTGGCAGCGGAACTTTCTCCCTTAGATGGTTTCTTCCCCATCACGTCAACCCTCCTAGAACTAGATGAAACAGAGGAAGGACAGTCTGAAGGAAAAACATCTGTTGCCGATGTGGAACTTAGACCTTT contains:
- the LOC122028813 gene encoding uncharacterized protein LOC122028813, giving the protein MEMDESVGKRVVKGFRRGAGIVFRDNNPEDSKSQNCSRAGCISRVCSSVGSCSEIPEKPNHVKASFHAISGKAITGSSSKPFLVSSTRRFFQKQPNQTHLQEITVAESSHRQKIDDINNNNEEVLVDNLYSNGVKEVTESEPKVSKSLQCAVLKGLSTDIHEPSSNCSIMSSSKVHKQISRRLVSGNQEASTSSFGPRTTFASRKIAQTDKSFSHCLNTGVPRCGLKGLSSTSATDVFPSDCPSSVSSSSRRVDVMGKKPSKGESSAANRRISTTETSVPSISVPRIMSDPVSRSTRNRITTCDRAFSVRTRRTSQASVEESGCTYIPRESVATHVQQSRASVSDLLQENSGAFSIDFPDGFSNASGQPSSRSHATQSREASHSEGGTHITHVSLGNQLGYRHFSLEGVAEILLALEQIEQERDLTYEQLLVLQSNLLLGAIRFHDRHRDMRMNIDNMSYEELLALEEKMGNVSTALNEDQLSKCLKKSIYPNAYLVPGTSVHGSDNDDVKCSICQEEYIIGDEVGRLWCEHQYHVACIQHWLRQKNWCPICKSSASPSQD